A single genomic interval of Mycteria americana isolate JAX WOST 10 ecotype Jacksonville Zoo and Gardens chromosome 20, USCA_MyAme_1.0, whole genome shotgun sequence harbors:
- the EIF2D gene encoding eukaryotic translation initiation factor 2D isoform X2 — protein MNNRNPILFEIEKALYPTVYTLWVYPDLLPAFSTWPPVLQKLAGGADLMLPGVVVPSSGFPQVEQGTLCAVTLLGNRAPVAVALATMSTAEMLAAGMKGKGFAVLHTYMDHLWEYGDKSYPPTLAPLVTDSAEKESAEDEEEMEGKEPVISFSTDPLQHVDVGDLSLKEQDSCAGLMGREELHENRAAETAEDANTEVQQEAEDSRTPQEQMDALFNQCFFHALKCKVKKSDLPLLTSTFLRSHMFSCCPAGQQLDIKKSSYKKFSKFLQCMQHQKILQVKELNKGVESIVEVDWKHPDVKAFAVPEGFSSAAAAQDSKSEDREQVYHAPEIIPLYGVSTKMIPLFQESGHRKGSILSSSEVRNIIINYVKTNELVDETNKNFVKVNAILCDCLLDKSEQDEISHLKWDDLLSRCLERLQPLHQVTFFGQEPIVRKGNIEPIDITVAQRSSNKKVTIIKNLELYGLDPQCVANILQQKVQASATITPVPGTKDRVQVQIQGNQIHHLAKMLLEEYQLPRKYIQGLEKAPKLGRKK, from the exons ATGAATAACAGGAACCCAATACTGTTTGAAATAGAGAAGGCTCTGTATCCAACAG TGTACACGCTGTGGGTCTACCCAGatcttctccctgctttttcaACATGGCCCCCTGTGCTACAGAAACTAGCAGGAGGAGCAG atcTGATGCTGCCAGGAGTTGTAGTGCCATCTTCCGGCTTCCCTCAAGTAGAGCAGGGCACGCTTTGTGCTGTCACCCTCTTGGGAAACAG AGCTCCGGTAGCAGTTGCACTTGCCACAATGTCCACTGCGGAGATGCTGGCTGCTGGAATGAAAGGGAAGGGCTTTGCTGTGTTGCATACTTACATGGATCACCTCTG gGAATATGGTGACAAATCTTATCCTCCTACCTTAGCTCCTTTGGTAACAGATTCTGCTGAAAAGGAGAGTgctgaagatgaggaagagatggaggggaaagaGCCTGTCATCAGCTTCTCCACTGACCCATTGCAGCATGTGGATGTTGGTGATTTGAGCCTGAAGGAGCAAGATAGCTGTGCAGGACTGATGGGAAGGGAGGAACTCCATGagaacagagctgcagaaacagctgaagaTGCCAACACAGAAGTTCAGCAGGAAGCTGAAGACAGTAGGACTCCACAAG agcaAATGGATGCGTTATTTAATCAGTGCTTTTTTCATGCcttaaaatgcaaagtaaagaAGTCAGATCTCCCTCTGCTCACCAGCACATTTCTACGCAGCCATATGTTCTCATGCTG CCCTGCTGGACAACAACTGGACATAAAGAAATCAAGCTATAAGAAG TTCTCTAAATTCCTGCAATGTATGCAGCACCAGAAGATCTTACAAGTGAAGGAGCTGAACAAAGGTGTGGAGAGCATCGTGGAAGTGGACTGGAAACATCCAGA CGTTAAAGCATTTGCAGTACCTGAAGGATTTTCTTCAGCCGCTGCTGCCCAAGACAGCAAGAGTGAAGACAGAGAACAAGTGTACCATGCTCCTGAAATCATCCCGCTTTATGGGGTCTCAACAAAAATGATCCCACTCTTTCAGGAATCTGGACACAG aaaagGCAGCATCCTCTCAAGCAGTGAGGTGAGAAACATCATCATTAACTATGTGAAGACTAATGAGTTGGttgatgaaacaaacaaaaa CTTTGTAAAGGTGAACGCCATTCTGTGCGACTGCCTGTTAGATAAATCGGAACAAGATGAAATCTCACACCTTAAATGGGATGACCTCTTGAGCAG GTGCCTTGAACGACTGCAGCCCTTACACCAGGTGACATTTTTTGGACAAGAACCTATTGTGAGGAAAGGAAACATTGAGCCCATCGACATAACTGTAGCACAGAGATCATCAAATAAGAAG GTGACAATTATCAAGAACCTTGAGCTGTATGGTCTAGACCCACAGTGCGTGGCCAACATCCTGCAACAAAAAGTACAAGCCAGTGCCACCATCACCCCAGTACCAGGAACGAAAGATAGAGTTCAGGTCCAGATCCAAGGCAACCAAATCCATCATCTGGCCAAGATGCTGCTAG AAGAGTACCAGCTACCTCGGAAATATATTCAAGGCCTTGAGAAGGCTCCAAAGCTTGGCCGGAAGAAGTAA
- the EIF2D gene encoding eukaryotic translation initiation factor 2D isoform X1 gives MFSRAFRVRSNTAIKGSDRRKLRTDVAAAFPNLSAEQLTEFIPNKEELNVIKIHCHKGEAVTVYMNNRNPILFEIEKALYPTVYTLWVYPDLLPAFSTWPPVLQKLAGGADLMLPGVVVPSSGFPQVEQGTLCAVTLLGNRAPVAVALATMSTAEMLAAGMKGKGFAVLHTYMDHLWEYGDKSYPPTLAPLVTDSAEKESAEDEEEMEGKEPVISFSTDPLQHVDVGDLSLKEQDSCAGLMGREELHENRAAETAEDANTEVQQEAEDSRTPQEQMDALFNQCFFHALKCKVKKSDLPLLTSTFLRSHMFSCCPAGQQLDIKKSSYKKFSKFLQCMQHQKILQVKELNKGVESIVEVDWKHPDVKAFAVPEGFSSAAAAQDSKSEDREQVYHAPEIIPLYGVSTKMIPLFQESGHRKGSILSSSEVRNIIINYVKTNELVDETNKNFVKVNAILCDCLLDKSEQDEISHLKWDDLLSRCLERLQPLHQVTFFGQEPIVRKGNIEPIDITVAQRSSNKKVTIIKNLELYGLDPQCVANILQQKVQASATITPVPGTKDRVQVQIQGNQIHHLAKMLLEEYQLPRKYIQGLEKAPKLGRKK, from the exons ATGTTCTCCAGGGCGTTCCGGGTGAGATCCAACACCGCCATCAAGGGGTCCGATCG GAGAAAACTACGAACTGATGTTGCAGCAGCTTTTCCTAACCTTAGTGCTGAACAATTGACTGAGTTTATTCCAAACAAGGAAGAGCTTAATGTCATCAAAATACACTGTCACAAAGGGGAGGCTGTCACTGTTTACATGAATAACAGGAACCCAATACTGTTTGAAATAGAGAAGGCTCTGTATCCAACAG TGTACACGCTGTGGGTCTACCCAGatcttctccctgctttttcaACATGGCCCCCTGTGCTACAGAAACTAGCAGGAGGAGCAG atcTGATGCTGCCAGGAGTTGTAGTGCCATCTTCCGGCTTCCCTCAAGTAGAGCAGGGCACGCTTTGTGCTGTCACCCTCTTGGGAAACAG AGCTCCGGTAGCAGTTGCACTTGCCACAATGTCCACTGCGGAGATGCTGGCTGCTGGAATGAAAGGGAAGGGCTTTGCTGTGTTGCATACTTACATGGATCACCTCTG gGAATATGGTGACAAATCTTATCCTCCTACCTTAGCTCCTTTGGTAACAGATTCTGCTGAAAAGGAGAGTgctgaagatgaggaagagatggaggggaaagaGCCTGTCATCAGCTTCTCCACTGACCCATTGCAGCATGTGGATGTTGGTGATTTGAGCCTGAAGGAGCAAGATAGCTGTGCAGGACTGATGGGAAGGGAGGAACTCCATGagaacagagctgcagaaacagctgaagaTGCCAACACAGAAGTTCAGCAGGAAGCTGAAGACAGTAGGACTCCACAAG agcaAATGGATGCGTTATTTAATCAGTGCTTTTTTCATGCcttaaaatgcaaagtaaagaAGTCAGATCTCCCTCTGCTCACCAGCACATTTCTACGCAGCCATATGTTCTCATGCTG CCCTGCTGGACAACAACTGGACATAAAGAAATCAAGCTATAAGAAG TTCTCTAAATTCCTGCAATGTATGCAGCACCAGAAGATCTTACAAGTGAAGGAGCTGAACAAAGGTGTGGAGAGCATCGTGGAAGTGGACTGGAAACATCCAGA CGTTAAAGCATTTGCAGTACCTGAAGGATTTTCTTCAGCCGCTGCTGCCCAAGACAGCAAGAGTGAAGACAGAGAACAAGTGTACCATGCTCCTGAAATCATCCCGCTTTATGGGGTCTCAACAAAAATGATCCCACTCTTTCAGGAATCTGGACACAG aaaagGCAGCATCCTCTCAAGCAGTGAGGTGAGAAACATCATCATTAACTATGTGAAGACTAATGAGTTGGttgatgaaacaaacaaaaa CTTTGTAAAGGTGAACGCCATTCTGTGCGACTGCCTGTTAGATAAATCGGAACAAGATGAAATCTCACACCTTAAATGGGATGACCTCTTGAGCAG GTGCCTTGAACGACTGCAGCCCTTACACCAGGTGACATTTTTTGGACAAGAACCTATTGTGAGGAAAGGAAACATTGAGCCCATCGACATAACTGTAGCACAGAGATCATCAAATAAGAAG GTGACAATTATCAAGAACCTTGAGCTGTATGGTCTAGACCCACAGTGCGTGGCCAACATCCTGCAACAAAAAGTACAAGCCAGTGCCACCATCACCCCAGTACCAGGAACGAAAGATAGAGTTCAGGTCCAGATCCAAGGCAACCAAATCCATCATCTGGCCAAGATGCTGCTAG AAGAGTACCAGCTACCTCGGAAATATATTCAAGGCCTTGAGAAGGCTCCAAAGCTTGGCCGGAAGAAGTAA
- the EIF2D gene encoding eukaryotic translation initiation factor 2D isoform X3, with product MLPGVVVPSSGFPQVEQGTLCAVTLLGNRAPVAVALATMSTAEMLAAGMKGKGFAVLHTYMDHLWEYGDKSYPPTLAPLVTDSAEKESAEDEEEMEGKEPVISFSTDPLQHVDVGDLSLKEQDSCAGLMGREELHENRAAETAEDANTEVQQEAEDSRTPQEQMDALFNQCFFHALKCKVKKSDLPLLTSTFLRSHMFSCCPAGQQLDIKKSSYKKFSKFLQCMQHQKILQVKELNKGVESIVEVDWKHPDVKAFAVPEGFSSAAAAQDSKSEDREQVYHAPEIIPLYGVSTKMIPLFQESGHRKGSILSSSEVRNIIINYVKTNELVDETNKNFVKVNAILCDCLLDKSEQDEISHLKWDDLLSRCLERLQPLHQVTFFGQEPIVRKGNIEPIDITVAQRSSNKKVTIIKNLELYGLDPQCVANILQQKVQASATITPVPGTKDRVQVQIQGNQIHHLAKMLLEEYQLPRKYIQGLEKAPKLGRKK from the exons ATGCTGCCAGGAGTTGTAGTGCCATCTTCCGGCTTCCCTCAAGTAGAGCAGGGCACGCTTTGTGCTGTCACCCTCTTGGGAAACAG AGCTCCGGTAGCAGTTGCACTTGCCACAATGTCCACTGCGGAGATGCTGGCTGCTGGAATGAAAGGGAAGGGCTTTGCTGTGTTGCATACTTACATGGATCACCTCTG gGAATATGGTGACAAATCTTATCCTCCTACCTTAGCTCCTTTGGTAACAGATTCTGCTGAAAAGGAGAGTgctgaagatgaggaagagatggaggggaaagaGCCTGTCATCAGCTTCTCCACTGACCCATTGCAGCATGTGGATGTTGGTGATTTGAGCCTGAAGGAGCAAGATAGCTGTGCAGGACTGATGGGAAGGGAGGAACTCCATGagaacagagctgcagaaacagctgaagaTGCCAACACAGAAGTTCAGCAGGAAGCTGAAGACAGTAGGACTCCACAAG agcaAATGGATGCGTTATTTAATCAGTGCTTTTTTCATGCcttaaaatgcaaagtaaagaAGTCAGATCTCCCTCTGCTCACCAGCACATTTCTACGCAGCCATATGTTCTCATGCTG CCCTGCTGGACAACAACTGGACATAAAGAAATCAAGCTATAAGAAG TTCTCTAAATTCCTGCAATGTATGCAGCACCAGAAGATCTTACAAGTGAAGGAGCTGAACAAAGGTGTGGAGAGCATCGTGGAAGTGGACTGGAAACATCCAGA CGTTAAAGCATTTGCAGTACCTGAAGGATTTTCTTCAGCCGCTGCTGCCCAAGACAGCAAGAGTGAAGACAGAGAACAAGTGTACCATGCTCCTGAAATCATCCCGCTTTATGGGGTCTCAACAAAAATGATCCCACTCTTTCAGGAATCTGGACACAG aaaagGCAGCATCCTCTCAAGCAGTGAGGTGAGAAACATCATCATTAACTATGTGAAGACTAATGAGTTGGttgatgaaacaaacaaaaa CTTTGTAAAGGTGAACGCCATTCTGTGCGACTGCCTGTTAGATAAATCGGAACAAGATGAAATCTCACACCTTAAATGGGATGACCTCTTGAGCAG GTGCCTTGAACGACTGCAGCCCTTACACCAGGTGACATTTTTTGGACAAGAACCTATTGTGAGGAAAGGAAACATTGAGCCCATCGACATAACTGTAGCACAGAGATCATCAAATAAGAAG GTGACAATTATCAAGAACCTTGAGCTGTATGGTCTAGACCCACAGTGCGTGGCCAACATCCTGCAACAAAAAGTACAAGCCAGTGCCACCATCACCCCAGTACCAGGAACGAAAGATAGAGTTCAGGTCCAGATCCAAGGCAACCAAATCCATCATCTGGCCAAGATGCTGCTAG AAGAGTACCAGCTACCTCGGAAATATATTCAAGGCCTTGAGAAGGCTCCAAAGCTTGGCCGGAAGAAGTAA